A genomic window from Serratia liquefaciens includes:
- the mutT gene encoding 8-oxo-dGTP diphosphatase MutT encodes MKHLNIAVGIIRNAQQEIFITRRAADSHMAGFWEFPGGKIEQGETPEQALSRELLEETGIEAQRAELLDVLEHQFSDRIVTLNFYLVEAWAGEPFGREGQPMRWVKQADLREDEFPQANISIIKLLVEQAKAAQ; translated from the coding sequence ATGAAACACCTGAACATCGCCGTCGGCATCATTCGTAACGCCCAGCAGGAAATCTTCATTACCCGCCGCGCGGCCGATTCGCATATGGCCGGTTTCTGGGAGTTTCCTGGCGGAAAAATCGAACAGGGAGAGACGCCGGAACAGGCGCTTAGCCGTGAACTATTGGAAGAGACCGGCATTGAAGCCCAGCGTGCGGAGTTGTTGGACGTGCTTGAGCATCAGTTTAGCGATCGCATCGTCACGTTGAATTTCTATCTGGTGGAAGCCTGGGCTGGCGAACCCTTCGGTCGCGAAGGCCAGCCTATGCGCTGGGTAAAGCAGGCTGACCTGCGGGAAGACGAGTTCCCTCAGGCCAATATCAGTATTATCAAACTGCTGGTGGAGCAGGCAAAGGCCGCGCAGTAA
- the coaE gene encoding dephospho-CoA kinase (Dephospho-CoA kinase (CoaE) performs the final step in coenzyme A biosynthesis.) — MAYIVALTGGIGSGKSTVADAFARHGVTVVDADVIARQVVEPGTPALAAIADRFGNEMLQPDGSLNRAALRQCIFSNPDEKRWLNQLLHPLIHQKTQRQLAQVTSPYALWVVPLLVENNLQARADRVLVVDVDSETQLARTIARDGISRQQAQNILSAQVTREQRLAAADDIIDNSGAAQGIEPLVAALHCRYLELAASATRQD; from the coding sequence ATGGCCTACATTGTTGCGTTGACAGGGGGTATCGGCAGCGGTAAGTCCACCGTGGCAGACGCCTTCGCTCGCCACGGCGTGACGGTGGTCGATGCTGACGTTATCGCCCGGCAGGTTGTCGAGCCTGGCACCCCGGCGCTGGCTGCCATCGCCGACCGTTTTGGTAATGAAATGTTGCAGCCGGACGGTTCACTGAACCGTGCCGCCTTACGTCAGTGTATCTTCAGTAATCCTGATGAAAAGCGCTGGCTAAACCAGCTGCTGCACCCGCTGATTCATCAGAAAACTCAACGTCAACTGGCGCAAGTCACCAGCCCCTACGCTCTCTGGGTGGTGCCGTTGCTGGTCGAGAACAACCTGCAGGCGCGTGCCGATCGCGTGCTGGTGGTTGACGTCGACAGCGAGACTCAGTTGGCCAGAACCATCGCTCGCGACGGTATCAGCCGTCAGCAGGCACAGAACATACTGTCCGCACAGGTCACGCGTGAGCAGCGCCTGGCCGCTGCAGACGACATCATTGATAATAGCGGCGCCGCTCAGGGGATAGAGCCATTGGTTGCCGCACTGCATTGCCGTTACCTTGAGCTGGCGGCATCAGCGACCCGACAGGATTAA
- the yacG gene encoding DNA gyrase inhibitor YacG, with protein MTTVVKCPTCGKGVVWGEVSPFRPFCSKRCQLIDLGEWADEEKRIPSNSDLSESDEWSEADDR; from the coding sequence ATGACTACCGTAGTGAAATGCCCAACCTGTGGCAAAGGTGTGGTTTGGGGAGAAGTGAGCCCATTTCGTCCGTTTTGCAGCAAACGCTGCCAGCTGATTGATCTGGGCGAATGGGCCGATGAAGAGAAGCGTATTCCCAGCAACAGCGACCTGTCTGAAAGCGATGAATGGAGTGAAGCAGACGATCGCTGA
- the zapD gene encoding cell division protein ZapD, translating into MSDVSPSVLFEHPLNEKMRTWLRMEFLLQQLHGQRALSETAIALTFFRTVADLLDVLERGEVRTELLKELERQQQKLLAWADVPGVDMSLVDQLRNQLKQRGTALMSAPRLGQSLREDRLISLVRQRLSIPGGCCSFDLPTLHMWMHAPQQERDNDVAEWLQTLEPLNQALTMVLDLIRQAGPFRNQISLNGFFQDNAEGADLLRLRINLAHQLYPQISGHKTRYAIRFLPLDSELGVVPERLTFELACC; encoded by the coding sequence ATGAGTGATGTTTCCCCAAGCGTTCTTTTTGAACATCCGTTGAATGAAAAAATGCGCACCTGGCTGCGCATGGAATTTTTGCTGCAACAGCTGCATGGCCAGCGTGCATTAAGCGAAACGGCCATCGCCCTGACCTTTTTCCGCACCGTCGCCGATCTGCTGGACGTGCTGGAACGCGGTGAAGTACGCACCGAGTTACTGAAAGAGCTGGAACGCCAGCAGCAAAAGTTGCTGGCATGGGCCGACGTGCCCGGCGTCGATATGTCGCTGGTGGATCAGTTGCGCAACCAGTTGAAGCAACGTGGTACCGCACTGATGTCGGCGCCGCGACTGGGTCAATCACTGCGCGAAGATCGGCTGATTAGTTTGGTGCGGCAACGCCTGAGCATCCCCGGCGGGTGCTGCAGCTTTGACTTGCCGACGCTGCACATGTGGATGCATGCGCCTCAGCAAGAGCGGGATAACGACGTAGCCGAATGGTTGCAAACGCTGGAACCGTTGAACCAGGCACTGACTATGGTGCTGGATCTGATCCGTCAGGCCGGCCCATTTCGCAATCAGATCAGCCTGAACGGTTTTTTCCAGGATAACGCCGAGGGGGCGGATCTGCTGCGCTTGCGCATCAATCTGGCGCACCAGCTTTACCCACAAATTTCCGGCCATAAGACGCGCTATGCGATTCGCTTTCTGCCGCTGGACAGTGAGCTTGGCGTGGTGCCGGAACGACTAACCTTTGAGTTGGCCTGTTGCTGA